From Candidatus Poribacteria bacterium, one genomic window encodes:
- a CDS encoding ketoacyl-ACP synthase III: MTRTAVIGTGSELPTKVITNADLEQMVETSDEWIRKRTGIAERRITDESTASSDIGTAAAQRAIDDAGISASEIDCIICSTVSPDMGFPSTACFIANNLHLRHVPAFDLAAACAGYSYAIHVADGLIRSGVYRTVLVVAAETLTKFVNWSDRATCVLFGDASGAAVLRGTNEDRGVLHSEIGAETEYSDPELLGLVGGGSRLPASESTVRNRDHTIRMRGQEVFRLAVGMMPDVTQQVLDRAGIGVDAIDLFIPHQANVRIMEAFSERLGIPMERTFINIDRYGNTSSATAAVALDEALRTRRISRGGTVLIVTFGAGWTWGVNIIRV; this comes from the coding sequence ATGACGCGGACAGCGGTCATCGGCACTGGGTCCGAGCTCCCGACGAAGGTCATCACGAACGCCGATCTCGAGCAGATGGTCGAAACGTCGGACGAGTGGATCCGGAAACGCACCGGGATCGCCGAGCGCCGCATCACTGACGAATCCACCGCTTCCTCCGACATCGGCACTGCGGCTGCCCAACGCGCAATCGACGACGCCGGCATTTCCGCGTCCGAGATCGACTGCATCATCTGCAGCACGGTCTCGCCCGATATGGGCTTCCCGTCGACAGCCTGCTTCATCGCCAACAACCTCCATCTGCGTCATGTTCCCGCCTTCGATCTGGCGGCAGCATGCGCCGGCTATTCGTATGCGATCCATGTCGCAGACGGCCTCATCCGCTCCGGTGTGTACCGAACCGTGCTCGTCGTCGCCGCCGAGACCCTGACGAAGTTCGTCAACTGGTCGGACCGGGCGACGTGCGTGCTCTTCGGGGACGCGTCCGGGGCGGCCGTCCTACGCGGGACCAACGAGGACCGAGGCGTCTTGCACAGTGAGATCGGGGCGGAGACGGAGTACTCAGACCCGGAGCTGCTCGGACTGGTCGGGGGCGGGAGCCGTCTTCCGGCGTCCGAGAGCACGGTGAGGAACCGCGACCACACGATCCGCATGCGCGGTCAAGAGGTCTTCCGTCTCGCCGTGGGCATGATGCCGGATGTCACGCAGCAGGTCCTCGACCGCGCCGGCATCGGCGTAGACGCGATCGACCTGTTCATCCCGCATCAGGCGAATGTGCGGATCATGGAGGCATTCTCGGAGCGTTTGGGCATCCCGATGGAGCGCACATTCATCAATATCGACCGGTACGGGAACACCTCGTCGGCGACGGCAGCAGTTGCCCTCGACGAAGCGCTCCGAACCCGCCGGATCAGCCGTGGTGGTACCGTCCTCATCG